The Candidatus Eremiobacteraceae bacterium genomic sequence CCAGGTGACCCTCGGCAAGAACGAGGTCATCATCAACGGCGAGTCGCGTCCGCTCGACGTGCCTCCGATGATGTACAAAGGCACGCTCATGGTGCCGGTGCGCGTCATCTCCGAAGCGCTCGGCGCGTACGTCGAGTGGGAACCCTCGCAGCACCTGGCCATCGTGCGTTATCTGCCGCCGACGCCGGTCCCGACGCCTGCTCCGACCGAAGCACCGACACCGGTGCCGACGCCGACGCCGGCTCCGACGGCCGCTCCGGTCCTCGGCTTCGTCCAGGGCGGCGCGACGTTCGGCAAGGTCTACAACGAGTTCTCGGCTGGTTCGCGTGATGCGCAGGGCGCGGGCGTCGGCAGCGCCACGTCGGGCTTCGATGGCTCGTTCGTGATCGCCGGTGCGTACCTGTTCAATCCGTGGGCGCTGAAAGCGGACTTCCGACAGGACGGTTACGACACGACCGTGTCGTCGACGAATCAAAACTGTTCGAGCGGCGGTTGCACGGTGTTCACGACGATCGACGGCGGAACAGCCGTGGTCAACGCGTTCCGCGCGAAGCAGTCGACGCTCGACGGCCGCCTCGAGTACAACATCGGAGCGTATCCGGGTCTGTACATCGGCGTCGGCTACCTGCAAGCGTCGAACAACTACGGCTACCCGACGCTGCACGCGGCGGGCGCGGGGCTCGAGAAGCTCCCGTCGTTCGATCAAGGATGGAGCTGGTTCGGATCCGCCTTCTACTATCCGAATGCGAACGGCACGTGGGTCAACAACGAC encodes the following:
- a CDS encoding copper amine oxidase N-terminal domain-containing protein, which produces QVTLGKNEVIINGESRPLDVPPMMYKGTLMVPVRVISEALGAYVEWEPSQHLAIVRYLPPTPVPTPAPTEAPTPVPTPTPAPTAAPVLGFVQGGATFGKVYNEFSAGSRDAQGAGVGSATSGFDGSFVIAGAYLFNPWALKADFRQDGYDTTVSSTNQNCSSGGCTVFTTIDGGTAVVNAFRAKQSTLDGRLEYNIGAYPGLYIGVGYLQASNNYGYPTLHAAGAGLEKLPSFDQGWSWFGSAFYYPNANGTWVNNDTSSSTFNQSFKQSYNILKYDIGLNVDFSGSPFYIYAGYSGDRYTKKDNNEPIDQTHSGPYAGLGVHF